A section of the bacterium genome encodes:
- the recG gene encoding ATP-dependent DNA helicase RecG, with translation MTRDSSGEALAAHSPVSALKGIGPAREKALREAGVETILDLILHLPLRYEDRRTVTEVGEVDVEGAYTLVGRLEKVNTVRVYRRRMTLVRATLCGAKGSLAVAWFNRPYLAGTVTEGAEYLLHGKVRRRGEILELVNPSLEPRDKARLGTNIVPVYSAIGSLGPALVRQIVQNAVQSIVLRDLEEPLPADLRKEHDLPALGDALRELHRPARDGAVEELNARESRAHCRLVYGELLRLQTELALARSGVRSLEKSHGYADLTGVRARVAGHLPFCLTASQDRVLDEIIADLDRRSPMMRLLQGDVGSGKTVVAGVAMAAAAESGLQAALMAPTELLAEQHHASLSSLLGDRYGLRLLTSSAATREAREDLRSGRAQLAVGTHALMQNAVEFERLALAVVDEQHRFGVAQRRELLAKGERPDLLVMTATPIPRSLAMTIYGDLSLSVIDELPPGRRPVETRVESFEARDEVYEWLRGELERGNKAFVVLPLIEESDRVEAEAVEGLGRDLAARLAAHRPTVLHGRMDSATKSRLMKSFAQGGSGVLIATTLIEVGVDVPEATVMVIESAERFGLAQLHQLRGRVGRSDRPSTCIAIHGRLSEDAQARLRAFCSTHDGFELAEADLQMRGPGDLLGTRQAGVPNLRLTDLAKHRNWIELARQDARRLVRDRPRDGEGFLADLESRVGAQEHLAGG, from the coding sequence ATGACAAGAGATTCGAGCGGCGAGGCGCTGGCCGCGCACAGCCCCGTGAGCGCGCTCAAAGGCATTGGGCCGGCGCGCGAGAAGGCTCTGCGGGAAGCCGGCGTAGAGACCATTCTGGACCTCATACTGCACCTGCCTCTCCGTTACGAAGACCGGCGAACCGTGACCGAGGTGGGCGAGGTCGACGTCGAGGGTGCCTACACGCTCGTCGGTAGGCTGGAAAAGGTGAATACGGTTCGTGTGTATCGCCGTCGAATGACGCTGGTCAGGGCGACATTGTGCGGTGCCAAGGGCAGCCTCGCCGTAGCTTGGTTCAATCGGCCGTATCTGGCGGGCACGGTCACGGAGGGCGCCGAGTATCTTCTGCACGGGAAGGTCCGGCGCAGAGGCGAGATCCTGGAGCTGGTGAACCCGAGCCTCGAGCCGCGCGACAAAGCCAGACTCGGCACCAACATCGTGCCCGTGTATTCAGCAATCGGGAGCCTGGGGCCCGCGCTCGTCAGGCAAATCGTTCAGAACGCGGTGCAATCGATCGTGCTGCGCGATCTCGAAGAGCCTCTACCGGCCGACCTAAGAAAGGAGCACGATCTGCCCGCGCTCGGAGACGCGCTCAGAGAGCTTCATAGGCCCGCTCGAGATGGCGCCGTGGAGGAGCTCAACGCTCGTGAGAGCCGTGCTCACTGCCGGCTGGTCTACGGAGAGCTGCTCCGATTGCAGACCGAGCTTGCGCTCGCGCGCAGCGGAGTCCGCAGCCTGGAGAAGAGCCATGGCTACGCTGACCTCACGGGCGTTCGAGCCCGGGTGGCGGGGCACCTGCCGTTTTGCCTCACCGCCTCCCAGGACAGGGTCCTCGACGAGATCATCGCCGACCTGGATCGTCGCTCGCCGATGATGCGATTGCTGCAGGGAGATGTCGGTAGTGGTAAGACGGTGGTCGCCGGCGTCGCGATGGCTGCGGCTGCCGAGAGCGGTCTTCAGGCGGCTCTGATGGCGCCCACCGAGCTTCTCGCCGAGCAGCATCATGCCAGCCTCAGCAGCCTTCTAGGCGATCGCTATGGCTTGAGATTGTTGACCTCGTCGGCTGCCACGCGGGAGGCCCGTGAGGATCTGCGAAGCGGCCGCGCGCAACTGGCCGTCGGTACCCACGCGTTGATGCAGAATGCGGTCGAGTTCGAGCGCCTCGCCCTAGCGGTGGTGGACGAGCAGCACCGCTTCGGCGTGGCTCAGCGTCGAGAGCTACTCGCCAAGGGAGAACGGCCTGACCTTCTGGTGATGACCGCGACACCGATTCCACGGTCCTTGGCCATGACTATCTATGGAGACCTGTCTCTCTCGGTCATTGACGAGCTGCCTCCCGGACGACGGCCGGTCGAAACCAGAGTAGAGTCTTTCGAAGCGCGGGACGAGGTATACGAGTGGCTGCGGGGCGAGCTCGAACGCGGGAACAAGGCCTTTGTCGTGCTGCCATTGATCGAAGAGAGCGACCGCGTCGAGGCTGAAGCGGTCGAGGGACTGGGGCGAGATCTCGCCGCGCGGCTCGCCGCCCACCGGCCAACCGTTTTGCATGGACGAATGGACTCGGCGACCAAATCCAGGTTGATGAAGTCCTTCGCGCAGGGGGGCTCTGGGGTTCTGATCGCCACGACGCTGATCGAGGTCGGGGTCGACGTACCGGAGGCAACCGTGATGGTGATCGAAAGCGCCGAGAGATTCGGTCTGGCTCAACTCCACCAGCTCAGAGGCCGGGTCGGTCGGAGCGACCGGCCCTCGACGTGTATCGCGATCCACGGACGGCTTTCGGAAGACGCGCAGGCGCGCTTGCGCGCCTTCTGTTCGACCCATGACGGCTTCGAGTTGGCCGAAGCGGATTTGCAGATGAGAGGACCAGGCGATCTTCTCGGCACGCGCCAAGCCGGAGTGCCCAATTTGCGCCTCACCGATCTCGCCAAGCACCGGAACTGGATAGAGCTGGCACGACAAGACGCGCGCCGCCTGGTCAGGGACCGGCCCCGGGACGGGGAGGGCTTTCTCGCGGATCTCGAATCACGGGTCGGCGCCCAGGAGCACCTGGCGGGCGGATGA
- a CDS encoding LD-carboxypeptidase — MPAASFPPPLAEGDPVGVAALSGPVDPAALEAGIETLAGLGLKPVLATNLDSNAGLFAGGDGERLDAFMALAANPDLKAIFFARGGHGILRVLSGIDWRLLARFPRAYVGYSDVTPFLNLVVDRLGLVAFHGPMVAVECADGLRAEERESLWGALTGAQALEVAVEGSGGTARGVLKGGCLSLLAATAGTELAADLKGAVLFWEDVAEPLYRLDRMLTQLRLSGSLSEINAMVAGRIELLESDSVTNGVSTLLEGFGREVGCPAAWGAASGHCRPNLTLPLGAEAVLDLEAGILELGVEGGRTWQR; from the coding sequence ATGCCTGCCGCAAGTTTTCCACCGCCGTTGGCCGAAGGCGATCCGGTGGGCGTGGCCGCACTGTCGGGTCCGGTGGATCCGGCGGCTCTCGAGGCGGGCATCGAGACGCTGGCCGGCCTGGGTCTGAAGCCGGTCCTGGCAACCAATCTCGACAGCAACGCCGGTCTCTTTGCCGGTGGCGACGGTGAGCGCCTGGACGCCTTCATGGCCCTGGCCGCCAATCCGGACCTCAAGGCGATCTTTTTCGCCCGGGGCGGGCACGGCATTCTCCGCGTGCTCTCCGGCATCGATTGGAGGCTCCTGGCCAGATTCCCCCGCGCCTATGTCGGTTACTCCGACGTGACTCCGTTCTTGAATCTGGTCGTCGACCGGCTGGGCCTAGTGGCCTTTCATGGTCCGATGGTGGCCGTCGAGTGCGCGGATGGCCTCCGGGCCGAGGAGCGGGAGTCGCTCTGGGGTGCTCTTACCGGCGCACAGGCCCTCGAGGTGGCCGTCGAAGGTAGCGGCGGAACCGCTCGTGGTGTTCTCAAGGGCGGTTGCCTGAGCCTCTTGGCGGCGACCGCCGGTACCGAGCTCGCCGCCGATTTGAAGGGCGCGGTGCTGTTCTGGGAGGACGTTGCCGAGCCGCTCTACAGACTCGATCGAATGTTGACCCAGCTGAGGCTCTCGGGTAGCCTCTCCGAAATCAACGCCATGGTTGCCGGTCGCATCGAGCTCCTCGAATCAGATTCCGTGACGAACGGCGTGTCGACCCTGCTGGAGGGCTTCGGTCGTGAGGTCGGCTGCCCGGCGGCCTGGGGGGCGGCGAGCGGCCACTGCAGACCGAACCTGACGCTCCCTCTGGGAGCCGAGGCAGTGCTCGACCTCGAGGCCGGAATCCTCGAGCTCGGGGTCGAGGGGGGAAGAACTTGGCAAAGGTGA
- a CDS encoding cyclic nucleotide-binding domain-containing protein, with the protein MKARFKTTSAASPQRRVVELAKGDYVFEQGDLGTEMYVIHEGAIEIMNTDIDPRPIAVLEKGDFFGEMAILEGAARTASARAAVDSKLVQINEATFSRLLRKDPEVAIRIMRKLSQRVRRLEELLLERGAPVPPASEVTDAGQTGALSPAGQEEEPRASVAVAGGPRLVHPGTGVVFNLMREETSLVGRRDPITGIKPTVDLTPIDPERSCSRQHARIYPEGDAYFLAEDISTTNGTFLNEDRLGTGVPARMASGDRVRFGLVTLEFTA; encoded by the coding sequence GTGAAAGCCCGATTCAAGACGACCAGCGCGGCTTCGCCTCAGCGCCGAGTCGTGGAGCTCGCCAAGGGAGACTACGTCTTCGAGCAGGGCGATCTCGGCACCGAGATGTACGTTATCCACGAGGGTGCCATCGAGATCATGAACACCGACATAGACCCCAGACCCATAGCGGTGCTGGAGAAGGGGGATTTCTTCGGTGAGATGGCGATTCTCGAGGGCGCCGCGAGAACCGCGTCGGCTCGGGCCGCCGTCGATTCGAAGCTGGTTCAAATCAACGAAGCCACGTTCAGCCGACTGCTTCGCAAGGACCCGGAAGTGGCGATTCGAATCATGCGCAAGCTCTCCCAACGGGTCCGCCGTCTCGAGGAGCTTCTCCTGGAGCGCGGCGCCCCCGTGCCGCCGGCTTCCGAAGTCACGGATGCCGGGCAAACGGGCGCGCTCAGCCCGGCCGGGCAAGAGGAGGAACCCAGGGCTTCGGTGGCGGTTGCCGGAGGACCTCGCCTCGTGCATCCCGGCACCGGGGTCGTGTTCAACTTGATGCGTGAGGAAACGTCTCTGGTCGGCAGACGAGACCCGATTACCGGTATCAAGCCGACGGTCGATCTGACGCCGATCGATCCCGAGCGCTCTTGCAGCCGACAGCACGCTCGGATCTACCCGGAAGGCGATGCCTATTTTCTGGCCGAGGACATCAGTACGACCAACGGCACCTTTCTGAACGAGGACCGGTTGGGGACCGGCGTGCCGGCACGCATGGCCTCGGGCGATCGCGTTCGGTTCGGCTTGGTCACGTTGGAGTTCACAGCCTAG
- a CDS encoding glycosyltransferase family 4 protein, with translation MKILLVANTLPPEDLSGVGEQVLQLSRGLEERGHEVRILGRGVGGARGPKLFFPLAVVPPFLREVRRFRPEVVQVHESDGALAALTLKTLGSALCPEPKLLALLQVSYWQEFLAVRAIRHEGRVLGRPGWEERRFRWFKAPLQIALGWLTAWLADAVLAPSAATAAELRRDYGVSKVWVVPNATAPVDRSPEAGAVPRHPAALFVGRLRLRKGVEVALHAVSLLESSGFEARLLVVGDGEHRLRLERVSRELGLEDRVQFLGRRSREEVQALMDSSTVLVVPSLYEGMPLVIVEAMQRGLAVAASAVSGIPEVVLDGETGWLVPCEDPVALARALEDALGDPTEARRRGAAGRERLERDYRPEQVASLWEEAVEPSKHGMLREDT, from the coding sequence ATGAAAATCCTCCTGGTGGCGAACACCCTACCTCCCGAAGATCTTTCGGGGGTCGGAGAGCAGGTGCTGCAGCTCTCACGTGGCCTGGAGGAGCGAGGACACGAGGTCCGGATCCTGGGGCGGGGCGTGGGTGGAGCCCGCGGACCGAAGCTGTTTTTTCCGCTCGCCGTCGTGCCTCCGTTTCTTCGTGAGGTGCGCCGCTTCCGGCCGGAGGTGGTGCAGGTGCACGAGTCCGATGGAGCGCTGGCGGCCTTGACGTTGAAGACGTTGGGCTCGGCTCTATGCCCCGAGCCCAAGCTGCTGGCTCTGTTGCAGGTGAGCTACTGGCAGGAATTCCTCGCGGTTCGCGCAATTCGTCATGAGGGTCGGGTGCTGGGACGGCCGGGCTGGGAAGAGCGGCGGTTTCGCTGGTTCAAGGCACCGTTGCAGATCGCCTTGGGTTGGTTGACCGCCTGGCTTGCGGACGCCGTTCTGGCTCCGAGCGCAGCCACCGCTGCGGAGCTGCGGCGCGACTACGGTGTTTCGAAGGTCTGGGTGGTGCCGAATGCGACGGCGCCCGTGGACCGGAGTCCAGAGGCCGGCGCTGTTCCCCGCCATCCAGCAGCGCTCTTCGTCGGGCGCTTGCGCCTGCGCAAGGGGGTCGAGGTTGCGCTTCACGCCGTCTCCTTGTTGGAGTCGTCCGGGTTCGAGGCCCGCCTCCTGGTTGTCGGCGACGGCGAGCATCGTCTCCGCCTCGAGCGGGTTTCGCGAGAGCTTGGCCTCGAGGATCGGGTGCAGTTTCTGGGGCGCAGGTCCCGCGAGGAGGTCCAGGCCCTGATGGACTCGTCCACGGTCCTGGTCGTTCCGTCTCTCTACGAGGGAATGCCGCTGGTGATTGTCGAGGCCATGCAGCGCGGTCTCGCCGTGGCTGCCAGCGCGGTCAGCGGAATCCCCGAGGTCGTGCTAGACGGCGAGACCGGGTGGCTGGTTCCGTGCGAGGATCCGGTGGCTCTTGCTCGGGCCCTCGAGGACGCCTTGGGCGACCCGACGGAAGCGCGTCGGAGAGGAGCCGCTGGACGCGAGCGCTTGGAGCGCGACTACAGGCCGGAGCAGGTGGCGAGCCTCTGGGAAGAGGCCGTCGAGCCCTCGAAACACGGAATGCTCAGAGAGGACACTTAG